A part of Drosophila ananassae strain 14024-0371.13 unplaced genomic scaffold, ASM1763931v2 tig00000166, whole genome shotgun sequence genomic DNA contains:
- the LOC123258325 gene encoding craniofacial development protein 2-like, whose amino-acid sequence MTTLRISKRTRIGQWNVRTLMEPSRLAQLENEMDRLQIAIAGISEMRWSGKGATTSQSNLVFHSGSSDGGRNGVGIYVSRKFKQTLISWNPVSDRIITARFRCNARHITIVQCYAPTEDASDDIKDDFYNALISSLNKVIRGDIKILMGDFNAKVGPNNTGLESAMGRHGIGTRSDNGDRLIDLCQTFQFQNSISPSRTVFPHREVHKYTWTSPDGNTRNKKTDPPEYTSTQRYYPILQNGNSTTRTVDTTAELPLGTNLQTTEKYRRGDAWHETTQLL is encoded by the coding sequence ATGACGACCCTTCGCATCTCGAaacggacacgaattggacaatggaaCGTTAGGACTCTGATGGAGCCATCCAGATTGGCGCAGTTGGAGAACGAGATGGACCGACTGCAGATCGCAATTGCTGGCATCAGCGAGATGAGATGGAGTGGGAAGGGAGCAACAACATCACAAAGTAATCTAGTGTTTCATAGCGGAAGCAGTGATGGTGGACGAAATGGAGTAGGGATTTATGTTTCGAGGAAATTTAAACAGACACTTATCTCCTGGAACCCCGTCTCTGACAGAATCATCACCGCCAGATTCCGATGCAACGCCAGGCACATCACCATCGTGCAATGCTATGCCCCAACAGAAGACGCCAGCGATGACATCAAAGACGACTTCTACAACGCACTCATCTCATCCCTCAACAAGGTCATAAGAGGCGACATCAAGATTCTCATGGGTGACTTTAATGCGAAAGTCGGCCCCAACAACACCGGATTGGAATCAGCCATGGGCCGGCATGGTATCGGCACGCGAAGTGACAATGGAGACAGGCTGATCGACTTATGCCAGACCTTCCAGTTCCAGAACAGTATTTCCCCTTCCAGAACAGTATTTCCCCACAGGGAAGTTCATAAATATACATGGACATCTCCAGATGGAAATACCCGCAACAAGAAGACCGACCCCCCTGAATATACATCGACTCAGAGATACTACCCTATCCTCCAGAATGGCAACAGCACTACGCGAACAGTTGACACCACAGCGGAACTGCCCTTGGGAACAAACTTGCAGACTACTGAGAAGTACCGCAGAGGAGATGCTTGGCACGAGACAACGCAGCTGCTCTGA